The region GGAAACTCTACCTGATCGACCTGGCTGGCTCGGAGGATAACAGGCGGACCGGGAACCAGGGGATCCGGCTGAAGGAGAGCGGGGCCATCAACTCCTCCCTGTTCGTGCTGAGCAAGGTGGTCGACTCCCTGAACCAGGGTCTGGCCAGGGTGCCTTACAGAGACAGCAAGCTCACCAGACTGCTCCAGGTAAACCAGAGAGAGGCACAGACTTCATTATATAAGCtgttgcagggatgggaatcggactcctattgcacagcagtgtcacccattccaggttttactaccagatTGATCAAGATGgagcaattgcaaaaaaaaaaacaggtgactACGGATACCTGTAAGAGTCAAATCAAGCTGTGTTTGTGACTGCAGGGTTCCCTctagtggagagttgtgaggtttacaggcTCTGTGTGTTTTGATTGCAGGGTTCCCTCTAGtggagagctgtgaggtttacagGCTCTGTGTGTTTGATTGCAGGgttccctctagtggagtgttgTGAGGTTTACAGGCTCTGTGTTTTTGATTGCAGGATTCTCTGGGTGGCTCGGCTCACAGTGTGATGATCACCAACATCGCCCCGGAACAGAAGTATTACTTTGACACCCTGACCGCCCTCAATTTCGCTGCCAAATCCAAGCAGGTCGTGAACAAGCCTTTCACCAGAGAGACCCTGCAGGCTGCCGGTGAGGGGAACAGGGGAGGGGCGACGGGAGCAGGGCACCTCAAACCCTCGATCCCGGGGGGacctcctgtgtctgctggttttcattccaaccaggCTCTTAGTTACTTAACCAGACCtttcttaattgaactgatcatttgcctAATTAGACGttgggagatttcaagttaactactCTAACTTTGAATTCTTCAACTGTTTAAGAAACTAAAGTCAAACTAAACTCACActctctctgtgtctgcctctctctctctgtgtctgcctgcctctctctctctgtgtctgcctgcctctctctctctgtgtctgcctgcctctctctctctgtgtctgcctgcctctctctctctctgtgtctgcctctctctctctctctctcagctctgaaGAGGCAGAGAGAGGAAAGCGCTCAAAGTGAAAACGCCCCCAAGAAGAGAGCCAAGGAGTCACATGACCGCCCCGCTCAGATGACTGACGTCTCTCCTACAGCGCGCAGGTCGGGACAAaagataatactaataataatatataataatgttgATAATCCCTCTCCGTTCAACCGGGGGTCAATTATATTACACTTAAACCTTCTCCGTTAGTAATCCTCTCCAGAGTGTCTCTGAGTGCTGTGTATTCACACTGTGGTCACTTAGTGAATACCTGGGAGTTTACACATCGTTACAATGGGATTATGCAAAGTTACTGTGGACTCAGCGTGGAGAtctgcatgatataaccctaaccctggactgtggctccagcaatgattcagacagcccccctgagtttcaatagccatagttttatatattatactggactgtggctccagcaatgacttggatctctctctctctctctctctctctctctctctctctctctctctctctctctctctctctgcagccccCCCGTGGAGGTGTGTGACCCCTCTGTGCTTGAGAGGCTTCTCACCCTGGAGAAGCTGATGATGGGAACTCCAGAGAAAGACAGGCTGAATCTGCTCAGGACTGTGCAAGAGAGCAGACAGGAGATCAAGGTAAAATCTATCACATGCTGATAGATAGAAAGAAAGATATAGATAGAGATTAATAGATATACCCTTATCTACGGGCGTagtaatttattttatgttaacGCAATATACAATTCCTATTTAGGACTCTGAATAGTTAAATgcaaacatctctctctctctcgctctctctcctcaccctatctctctcgctctctctgtgtctctctctctctccctctctctcgctctctctctgtctctgtgtgtcttcctctctctctcctctctctctctctctctctctctctctctctctcgtagaAGCTGAAAGAGAAACAGAAGGAGTTGGAGGAGCAGGCTTTGGCTGCCCAGTCTCTGCTGGCAGAGAGCCGCAAAGCAGCTGCTCCCAGTCTTCCCAGTGCCAGCTCCCCCAGCGACGAGACCCTGTTCATGAACCACAAGCACCCCTCCCTGCTGCGCAAAACCAGCACGGCCAAGCCCAAGAAACAGCAAGCCATCGTCTCTCCACTGCTAGGTAAGAGAGCAAAAAcagggtctagtgctgtgtgttaggaagacatttcagagggctggatcgcatcaatatcaggctctagtgctgtgtgttaggaagacatttcagagggctggatcgcatcaatatcagggtctagcgctgtatattataaagacatttcagagggctggatcgcatcactatcgggttctagcgctgtatattataaagacatttcagatggctggatcgcatcactatcagggtctagcgctgtatattataaagacatttcagagggctggatcgcatcactatcagggtctagcgctgtatattataaagacatttcagagggctggatcgcatcgatatcagggtctagtgctgtatattataaagacatttcagagggctggatcgcatcaatatcagggtctagtgctgtatattataaagacatttcagagggctggatcgcatcaatatcagggtctagtgctgtatattataaagacatttcagagggctggatcgcatcgatatcagggtctagcgctgtatattataaagacatttcagagggctggatcgcatcaatatcagggtctagtgctgtatattataaagacatttcagagggctggatcgcatcaatatcagggtctagtgctgtatattataaagacatttcagagggctggatcacatcaatatcagggtctagcgctgtatatttataaagacatttcagagggctggatcgcatcgatatcagggtctagcgctgtatattataaagacatttcagagggctggatcgcatcactatcagggtctagcgctgtatattataaagacatttcagagggctggatcgcatcgatatcagggtctagtgctgtatattataaagacatttcagagggctggatcgcatcactatcagggtctagtgctgtatattataaagacatttcagagggctggatcgcatcactatcagggtctagcgctgtatattataaagacatttcagagggctggatcgcatcactatcagggtctagcgctgtattaTAATTAATTGTCTTTTTATTCTTTCAGTGCTTCCAGTGCAGCCCCTGACACACGCTATCGTGAGCTGCAAAGCTGAGCAAACGAAGATGAAGGTACGTTTTATAAGAGAGACAGACGCAGATtagctgatataaaactgaggtacgGGGAgagtctgtcatacaaagagtgcaagagaatgaaACACATTCTCAACACAATCAGAGGGAGACACACCTGACACTtagaaacagaaaaaatatatatatatgtattttacttCTAACCCTACTGTATGTTTGCAATGATCTTCCGTCTCATtaaaactgtgtgtgtttgtctctgccTGTTTTGCATTCCCAGTCCCACGTTCCGGAAGGCAAGGAGAACTGGGAGAACTGGGAGACTCGTCTGGACTCCTCGGTCCTGCAGAAATCCCGGGATCGGATCCTCAGCCTCCTGAACACGGGCTCCCTGAAAGAGCTGAAGGGATTGCAGAGGATCGGAGACAAGAAGGCAAAGCTGATCATAGGCTGGAGAGAAATCAACGGGGCGTTCACACAggtacacagagagagaggagaggagaggggcgttcacacaggtacagagaggagggagagcaACAGGGCGTTCACACAggtacagagaggagggagagcaACGGGGCGTTCACACAGGTACAGAGGAGGGAGAGCAACGGGGCGTTCACACAggtacagagaggagggagagcaACGGGGCGTTCACACAggtacagagaggagggagagcaACGGGGCGTTCACACAggtacacagagagagaggagaggagaggggcgttcacacaggtacagagaggagggagagcaACAGGGCGTTCACACAggtacagagaggagggagagcaACGGGGCGTTCACACAggtacagagaggagggagagcaACAGGGCGTTCACACAggtacagagaggagggagagcaACGGGGCGTTCACACAggtacagagaggagggagagcaACGGGGCGTTCACACAggtacagagaggagggagagcaACGGGGCGTTCACACAggtacagagaggagggagagcaACGGGGCGTTCACACAggtacagagaggagggagagcaACGGGGCGTTCACACAggtacagagaggagggagagcaACGGGGCGTTCACACAggtacagagaggagggagagcaACGGGGCGTTCACACAggtacagagagaggagaggagaggggcgttcacacaggtacagagagagaggagaggggcgttcacacaggtacagagagagaggagaggagaggggcgttcacacaggtacagagagagagagcaacggGGCGTTCACACAggtacacagagagagagagaggagggagagcaaCGGGGCGTTCAcacaggtacagagagagagagaggagggagagcaaCGGGGCGTTCACACAggtacacagagagagagagaggaggg is a window of Acipenser ruthenus unplaced genomic scaffold, fAciRut3.2 maternal haplotype, whole genome shotgun sequence DNA encoding:
- the LOC131733448 gene encoding kinesin-like protein KIF22 translates to MAPKRVSLAEAGPVKKPSHSAPTRVRVSVRLRPYISREDEGKEGPCVRGTGDRSLEILNWRNSMETMSYQFDAFYGERSSQQEVYTGSVKPVLSHLLSGQNASVFAYGPTGAGKTHTMLGGAEEPGVIPRAVRDVFQMVREQSSLPASQDWEHSVSMSYLEIYNEKVLDLLEPRDLDLPIREDKDKNILIPGLTQRAIGSFSEFESHFLPASQNRTVASTKLNTRSSRSHTVLVIRVVKSQRSHPFRQLTGKLYLIDLAGSEDNRRTGNQGIRLKESGAINSSLFVLSKVVDSLNQGLARVPYRDSKLTRLLQDSLGGSAHSVMITNIAPEQKYYFDTLTALNFAAKSKQVVNKPFTRETLQAAALKRQREESAQSENAPKKRAKESHDRPAQMTDVSPTARSPPVEVCDPSVLERLLTLEKLMMGTPEKDRLNLLRTVQESRQEIKKLKEKQKELEEQALAAQSLLAESRKAAAPSLPSASSPSDETLFMNHKHPSLLRKTSTAKPKKQQAIVSPLLVLPVQPLTHAIVSCKAEQTKMKSHVPEGKENWENWETRLDSSVLQKSRDRILSLLNTGSLKELKGLQRIGDKKAKLIIGWREINGAFTQVEDLQKIEGISAKLLTSFLKANILSTIAH